A genome region from Littorina saxatilis isolate snail1 linkage group LG16, US_GU_Lsax_2.0, whole genome shotgun sequence includes the following:
- the LOC138949647 gene encoding zinc finger protein ZFP2-like produces the protein MPTVQSLDGKAAVNGHSDAWLKPEIQTPEIQTAVDNCSHNWLKQEIQTLETQTAVNTHSDTWLKQEIETPETRTAVDTHSDTWLKQEIQTQETQAAVDSHINNTWLNQEIQTPKTQTAVNTHCDTWLKRGRWITETQSMGRLELNERREPDPVPMSGTTFPCSGHKKQQVVITTRTGEKKHACNECGARYLRSGHLKQHMLTHTGEKKHACNECSALFLRSFSLKQHMLTHTGEKKHACNECGARFLRSGCLKQHMLTHTGEKKHACNECGARFLRSGCLKRHMLTHTGEKKHLCNECGAKFLRSGCLKQHMLKHRGERKYECTECGARFLLSSNLKQHMSTHTGEKKYECTECDASFKLSSYLKRHMLTHTGEKKQACNECGAMFLRSGDLKKHMLTHTGEKKHACIECGASFLRSGCLKQHMLKHTGEKKHACIECGARFLRSGYLKQHILLHTGEKKHLCNECGARFLRSGCLKLHMLTHRGERKYECTECDASFKRSSYLKRHVLTHTGEKKHACNECGAMFLRFCSLKQHMLTHTGEKKHACNECGARFLRSFHLKQHMLTHRG, from the coding sequence ATGCCTACAGTGCAGTCACTGGACGGAAAAGCTGCAGTTAATGGGCACAGCGATGCCTGGCTGAAACCAGAGATTCAGACACCAGAAATACAGACTGCAGTCGACAATTGCAGTCATAATTGGCTGAAACAAGAAATACAAACActagaaacacagactgcagtcaacactcacagtgatacctggctgaaacaagagatagagacaccaGAAACACGGACTGCAGTCGACACTCATAgcgatacctggctgaaacaagagatacagacacaagAAACACAGGCTGCAGTTGACTCTCATATTAACAATACATGGCTGAaccaagagatacagacaccgaaaacacagactgcagtgaaCACTCACTGTGACACCTGGCTGAAACGAGGGAGATGGATAACAGAAACTCAAAGCATGGGTAGATTAGAACTAAATGAGAGACGTGAACCAGATCCAGTTCCAATGTCTGGCACCACATTCCCGTGTTCAGGTCACAAGAAGCAGCAGGTTGTGATTACAACACgtacaggggagaaaaagcatgcatgcaatgagtgtggtgccaGGTATTTACGGTCTGgtcatttgaagcaacacatgttaacacatacaggggagaaaaagcatgcatgcaatgagtgtagTGCCTTGTTTTTACGGTCTTTttctttgaagcaacacatgttaacacatacaggggagaaaaagcatgcatgcaatgaatgtggtgccaggtttttacggtctggttgtttgaagcaacacatgttaacacacacaggggagaaaaagcatgcatgcaatgagtgtggtgccaggtttttacggtctggttgtttgaagcgacacatgttaacacacacaggggagaaaaagcatttatgcaatgagtgtggtgccaAGTTTTTACGGTCTGGTtgtttgaagcaacacatgttaaaaCATAGAGGGGAGAGAAAGTATGAGTGTACTGAGTGTGGTGCCAGGTTTTTACTGTCTAgtaatttgaagcaacacatgtcaacacatacaggggagaaaaagtatgagtgtactgagtgtgatgctagtttcaaactgtcttcttatttgaagcgacacatgttaacacatacaggggagaaaaagcaagcttgcaatgagtgtggtgccaTGTTTTTACGGTCTGGTGAtttgaagaaacacatgttaacacatacaggggagaaaaagcatgcatgcattGAGTGTGGTGCCAGTTTTTTACGGTCTGGTtgtttgaagcaacacatgttaaaacacacaggggagaaaaagcatgcatgcattgagtgtggtgccaggtttttacggtctggttatttgaagcaacacatttTATTACAcacaggggagaaaaagcatttatgcaatgagtgtggtgccaGGTTTTTACGGTCTGGTTGTTTGAAGctacacatgttaacacatagaggggagagaaaatatgagtgtactgagtgtgatgctagTTTCAAACGCTCTTCTTATTTGAAGCGACACGTtttaacacatacaggggagaaaaagcatgcatgcaatgagtgtggtgccaTGTTTTTGCGGTTTTGttctttgaagcaacacatgttaacacatacaggggagaaaaagcatgcatgcaatgagtgtggtgccaGGTTTTTACGGTCTTTTCATttaaagcaacacatgttaacacatagaGGGTAG